The following proteins are co-located in the Haloarcula marismortui ATCC 43049 genome:
- a CDS encoding ABC transporter permease yields the protein MTASAGTHADDSDGASAQTISAAMQAGYLDLARAVLYREYLIFVRYPANAVGGIVISVFFFGLLFYGGRMLAGQAVTDSIEGIIVGYFLWSLSVGAYQSISNDIGSEAQWGTLERHVMTPFGFAPVAFCKGVAKVVRTFITSTVVLAVMLAITGTTLQLNVLTVVVVASLTIASVLGLGFAAGGVAVLYKRIGNWLNLLQFGFIILISAPVFELGWTRVLPLAHGSALLQRAMVDGTRIWQFSATDLGLLIGVPAGYVLLGYVVFQYTTRRARQLGVLGDY from the coding sequence ATGACTGCAAGCGCCGGCACGCACGCGGACGACAGTGATGGTGCCAGTGCCCAGACTATCAGTGCCGCCATGCAGGCGGGCTATCTTGACCTCGCGCGAGCGGTGCTGTACCGCGAGTACCTCATCTTCGTCCGCTATCCGGCTAACGCCGTCGGCGGCATCGTCATCTCGGTGTTCTTTTTCGGTCTGCTGTTCTACGGCGGTCGGATGCTTGCCGGGCAGGCGGTAACGGATTCTATCGAGGGCATCATCGTCGGCTACTTCCTGTGGTCGCTTTCCGTCGGCGCGTACCAGTCAATCTCGAACGACATCGGGAGCGAGGCCCAGTGGGGAACGCTCGAACGGCACGTCATGACGCCGTTTGGCTTCGCGCCGGTTGCGTTCTGCAAGGGCGTCGCGAAAGTCGTACGGACGTTCATTACCTCGACCGTGGTGCTGGCGGTGATGCTTGCGATTACCGGGACGACACTCCAGTTGAACGTCCTGACTGTGGTCGTCGTCGCGTCGCTGACCATCGCGTCGGTACTGGGTCTGGGGTTCGCTGCCGGCGGCGTCGCGGTGCTGTACAAGCGCATCGGGAACTGGCTCAATCTGCTCCAGTTCGGATTCATTATTCTCATCTCCGCGCCCGTGTTCGAACTCGGCTGGACGCGGGTCCTGCCGCTGGCCCACGGGAGCGCGCTCCTCCAGCGAGCGATGGTCGACGGGACCCGGATCTGGCAGTTCTCCGCTACCGATCTAGGCCTCCTCATCGGTGTCCCGGCCGGCTATGTACTGCTGGGGTATGTCGTGTTTCAGTACACGACTCGACGGGCCAGACAGCTCGGCGTACTCGGTGACTACTGA
- a CDS encoding DUF7521 family protein: MVAIETLMNWLITALAFGSTVLGGYVGYQAYRGYRRHNSRTMQYLSVGLFCLTAVAFVVAFTGSVLLRQGLLSSQFQQPLTLVTRAFQFVGVLFIAYSLHSRE, translated from the coding sequence ATGGTCGCCATAGAGACGCTCATGAACTGGCTCATCACTGCCCTGGCGTTTGGCTCGACTGTACTGGGTGGGTACGTCGGCTACCAAGCCTATCGGGGGTATCGCCGGCACAACAGCCGCACGATGCAGTACCTCTCGGTCGGGCTGTTCTGTCTCACGGCGGTAGCCTTCGTCGTCGCGTTCACCGGCTCAGTCCTCCTTCGCCAAGGCCTGCTCTCCAGTCAGTTCCAGCAACCGCTGACACTCGTCACGCGCGCCTTCCAGTTCGTCGGCGTCCTCTTTATCGCGTACTCGCTCCACTCCCGGGAGTGA
- a CDS encoding PfkB family carbohydrate kinase produces the protein MSLVTFGETALRFSPPDVQRFETAREASIRVDGTASSVAATAGRLGADAQWLSKVPDTPLGRRVVAELHEFGLETEVVWADPDTGRQGLTFHEDADPPRAERLLQDRGDTAMATLTPGELPMGEIQNADVVFTSGATLSLSETAADTTGALLRAAAGMRAFDLGFHPGLWDAEDALDALADLLPAVDTLFAAEEQVSAVFDTTGSPREVVHTLATEYDLTRVILTRSEYGAVAYHDGVIHEQDAIETSAVDEAGQHEAFIGATLQQLAAGADTDEVLLHGVAAAALSRTLSGPLTPLEPSEVERLVDSQQSRRP, from the coding sequence ATGTCACTTGTAACGTTCGGCGAGACCGCTCTCAGATTTTCACCCCCAGACGTACAGCGATTCGAGACGGCCCGCGAAGCGTCAATTCGCGTCGACGGGACCGCGAGCAGCGTTGCGGCGACAGCCGGTCGACTCGGGGCTGACGCACAGTGGCTCTCGAAGGTCCCGGACACGCCGCTCGGGCGGCGTGTCGTCGCGGAGCTCCATGAGTTCGGTCTGGAGACAGAGGTTGTCTGGGCCGACCCAGACACCGGCCGCCAGGGACTCACGTTCCACGAAGACGCCGACCCACCCCGTGCCGAACGGCTACTGCAGGACCGCGGCGACACCGCGATGGCGACGCTGACGCCCGGCGAGTTGCCGATGGGCGAGATACAGAACGCGGACGTGGTGTTTACTTCGGGCGCAACTCTCTCGCTCTCTGAGACAGCCGCCGACACGACGGGGGCATTGCTCAGAGCGGCCGCAGGAATGCGGGCGTTCGACCTCGGTTTCCACCCCGGATTGTGGGACGCCGAAGATGCTCTCGACGCCCTTGCAGACCTGCTACCAGCCGTCGATACCCTCTTTGCCGCCGAAGAGCAGGTTTCCGCGGTGTTTGATACGACAGGGAGTCCGCGCGAGGTCGTGCACACGCTCGCAACGGAGTACGACCTCACCCGCGTGATTCTCACACGGAGCGAGTACGGTGCGGTTGCCTACCACGACGGCGTCATTCACGAGCAAGATGCCATCGAAACGTCCGCAGTAGACGAAGCAGGACAACACGAGGCTTTCATCGGCGCAACGCTCCAGCAACTTGCCGCCGGTGCTGACACGGACGAAGTGCTGCTCCATGGTGTCGCGGCAGCAGCGCTGTCTCGAACACTGTCCGGGCCGCTGACGCCGCTCGAACCGTCCGAGGTTGAGCGTCTCGTCGATTCACAGCAGTCCAGACGGCCGTAG
- a CDS encoding HAD family hydrolase has product MDLDMEQYDQLYRLYKSVDTTTLRGYQEFVDLFPPLSSTVALEQWETASDRLDALKADITDEFPGTGETYAEIAARLTRDEAFTALDLYSKYDRSVNVLVLDVDETLRSAGDTDNEIPRDTLYLLTQFHEAGIPIVVCTGQTLENVKGFMIQGLGNDLVSSGQMSIVYESGNGVFTPKHGEDTKRLLYERLDGAVVDVFETVRRRVLSEAPDAVGKRCHLQGNEFNVTLKPNAEVGSDNAVEIIDESLCYLCGLVGDAIAAQVDAEVDDPAGYARAYFSRDPEILDVLEAGGLPTHADIEDAPEAFRDILERVDLGYYEGDAAELVSLELDKSAGVEEAFDVLGIDDPFALVMGDSKSDLRVMRWVDENDAGIAAAPAHSSPDVLDHVSSRDDLVYEAGDASTVLRTIYGISLVEQLDEQGE; this is encoded by the coding sequence GTGGACCTCGACATGGAACAATACGACCAACTTTACCGTCTCTACAAGAGCGTAGACACGACGACGCTGCGTGGCTATCAGGAGTTCGTCGACCTGTTTCCTCCGCTCAGCTCGACTGTCGCCCTGGAACAGTGGGAAACCGCCAGTGACCGCCTCGACGCCCTCAAAGCCGATATTACCGACGAGTTTCCCGGAACCGGCGAGACCTACGCGGAAATCGCGGCCCGGCTGACTCGCGACGAGGCTTTCACCGCACTCGACCTCTACTCGAAGTACGACCGGTCGGTGAACGTGCTCGTGCTGGATGTCGATGAGACGCTCCGGTCGGCTGGCGACACCGACAACGAAATCCCCCGCGATACGCTGTATCTCCTGACGCAGTTTCACGAAGCAGGAATCCCTATCGTCGTCTGTACCGGCCAGACCTTGGAGAACGTCAAGGGGTTCATGATTCAGGGGCTGGGCAACGACCTCGTCTCCTCCGGGCAGATGAGCATCGTTTACGAGTCTGGTAACGGCGTGTTCACACCCAAACACGGCGAGGACACGAAGCGACTCCTGTACGAACGCCTCGACGGCGCGGTCGTGGATGTGTTCGAAACGGTCCGTCGGCGGGTCCTCTCGGAGGCCCCTGACGCCGTTGGCAAGCGCTGTCATCTTCAGGGCAACGAGTTCAACGTCACGCTGAAACCAAACGCCGAGGTCGGTAGCGACAACGCCGTCGAAATCATCGACGAATCGCTGTGCTACCTCTGTGGCCTCGTCGGCGACGCCATCGCCGCACAGGTTGACGCCGAGGTTGACGACCCTGCAGGCTACGCACGGGCCTACTTCAGCCGCGACCCGGAGATTCTCGATGTGCTGGAGGCCGGCGGTCTGCCGACTCACGCCGACATCGAGGACGCGCCCGAGGCGTTCCGCGACATCCTCGAACGCGTCGACCTGGGCTACTACGAGGGCGATGCGGCCGAACTCGTCAGCCTCGAACTGGACAAGTCAGCCGGCGTTGAGGAGGCCTTCGACGTGCTGGGCATCGACGACCCGTTCGCGCTCGTGATGGGCGACAGCAAGAGCGACCTGCGGGTGATGCGCTGGGTGGACGAGAACGACGCCGGTATCGCCGCCGCCCCCGCCCATTCCTCGCCCGACGTGCTCGACCACGTCAGTTCGAGAGACGATCTGGTGTACGAGGCCGGCGACGCTAGCACGGTGTTGCGGACTATCTACGGTATTAGCCTCGTCGAGCAACTGGACGAGCAGGGCGAGTGA
- a CDS encoding ArsR/SmtB family transcription factor produces MSEDPAVGDILDLLSDEYARDILAAASVKPMSAKQLADQCEMSQPTVYRRVEWLQEYGLIEEQTQIETGGNDYSVFAATLSEFSLALAEGDFETEIERTEPPAFPGQDEQDTADRFTKMWENL; encoded by the coding sequence GTGAGTGAGGACCCGGCCGTGGGCGACATCCTCGACCTGCTCAGTGACGAGTACGCCCGGGATATCCTCGCAGCAGCGAGTGTCAAACCCATGTCCGCGAAACAGCTCGCCGACCAGTGTGAGATGTCACAACCGACCGTGTACAGACGGGTCGAGTGGCTTCAGGAGTACGGCCTCATCGAGGAGCAGACCCAGATAGAGACGGGCGGCAACGACTACAGCGTGTTCGCTGCCACGCTCTCGGAGTTCTCGCTGGCGCTTGCTGAGGGTGACTTCGAAACCGAAATCGAGCGGACCGAACCGCCGGCGTTCCCGGGACAGGACGAACAGGACACCGCGGACCGATTCACAAAAATGTGGGAGAATCTCTGA
- the mutL gene encoding DNA mismatch repair endonuclease MutL, whose amino-acid sequence MTDIQRLDDQTVERIAAGEVVERPASVVKELVENAIDADASRVDVVVEAGGTDGIRVTDDGIGMDREAVKTAVEEHTTSKIRDIADLEGGVGTLGFRGEALHAIGAVSRLTIRTRPRGGDVGTELVLEGGDVTSVSPAGCPEGTTMAVEDLFYNVPARRKYLKQESTEFAHVNTVVASYALANPDVAVSLTHGDRETFSTTGQGDLRETVMSVYGREVAESMISVGAGSEATGSGDEMDSFPDGPLDGVHGLVSHPETNRAGREYLSTYVNGRYVRAGTVRDAVIDAYGTQIAPDRYPFAVLFLDVPAGDVDVNVHPRKMEVRFADDEGVREQVRTAVEDALLREGLLRSTAPRGRSAPEQTEITPESDGATDSGGERAAPNGRDAIDDATTSGQTDTTATENSAEAPAQEPDTAPTARPDGTQTETGNCESSDTAPSIQSADTKPSSETGRTDGTSGESGTGQTGGSVSGGDSDSERPGASATGQTAAERGERKFTGGQEQARLGDDPEATHESLPSMRILGQLADTYVVAETDDGLVLVDQHAADERVNYERLKAKFEGETTTQALANPVELGLTAREAEVFDRRSDALASLGFHTARTGERSVEVRTLPGVIADAAGPDIVRDVLGAFVAGDDEAAATVEAAADELLGDLACYPSVTGNTSLTEGSVRELLAALDDCENPYACPHGRPTVIHIDRQELEDRFERDYPGHGGRRR is encoded by the coding sequence ATGACCGACATCCAGCGACTCGACGACCAGACCGTCGAACGCATCGCGGCCGGTGAGGTGGTCGAGCGGCCGGCCTCCGTCGTCAAGGAACTGGTCGAGAACGCCATCGACGCCGACGCGAGCCGGGTCGACGTGGTTGTGGAAGCTGGCGGAACCGACGGGATTCGCGTCACGGACGACGGCATCGGGATGGACCGAGAAGCCGTCAAAACGGCCGTCGAGGAACACACCACGTCGAAAATCCGCGACATTGCAGATCTGGAGGGTGGCGTGGGCACACTCGGGTTCCGCGGCGAGGCGCTGCACGCGATCGGGGCGGTCTCACGGCTGACGATCCGGACCAGACCCCGCGGCGGCGACGTGGGAACCGAACTGGTGCTCGAAGGCGGTGACGTCACGTCAGTCAGCCCCGCCGGCTGTCCGGAGGGGACAACGATGGCGGTAGAAGACCTCTTCTATAACGTCCCAGCCCGCCGGAAGTACCTCAAACAAGAGTCGACGGAGTTCGCACACGTCAACACCGTCGTCGCCAGCTACGCGCTGGCTAACCCGGACGTGGCCGTCTCGCTGACCCACGGCGACCGCGAGACGTTCTCGACGACCGGCCAGGGCGATTTGCGCGAGACAGTGATGTCGGTCTACGGCCGGGAAGTCGCCGAGTCGATGATTTCGGTCGGTGCAGGCTCGGAGGCAACAGGGAGCGGCGACGAGATGGACAGTTTCCCAGATGGACCGCTCGACGGCGTCCACGGCCTCGTCTCCCACCCCGAGACGAACCGCGCTGGCCGCGAGTACCTCTCGACGTACGTCAACGGTCGCTACGTCAGGGCCGGAACCGTCCGGGACGCCGTTATCGACGCCTACGGTACCCAGATCGCGCCGGACCGCTACCCCTTCGCCGTCCTCTTTCTGGACGTTCCCGCGGGCGACGTGGACGTGAATGTCCATCCTCGGAAAATGGAGGTCCGCTTCGCTGACGACGAAGGCGTTCGCGAACAGGTCCGGACTGCAGTCGAGGACGCGCTGTTGCGTGAGGGGCTACTACGCTCGACAGCACCGCGTGGCCGGTCAGCACCGGAGCAGACAGAGATAACGCCGGAATCGGACGGAGCGACCGATAGCGGAGGCGAGCGGGCAGCCCCGAACGGCCGGGATGCCATAGACGACGCAACAACGTCGGGACAGACGGACACCACCGCAACGGAAAACAGTGCTGAGGCACCAGCACAGGAGCCAGATACTGCGCCCACAGCCCGACCGGACGGTACCCAGACGGAGACAGGGAACTGCGAGTCATCCGACACAGCCCCATCAATTCAATCAGCCGACACGAAGCCGTCCTCTGAAACCGGGAGGACGGACGGTACGTCGGGCGAATCCGGGACTGGTCAGACAGGGGGTAGCGTTTCGGGTGGAGATAGTGACAGTGAACGCCCCGGCGCGTCCGCGACGGGCCAGACAGCGGCGGAGCGCGGGGAACGGAAGTTTACCGGCGGTCAGGAGCAGGCACGTCTCGGCGACGACCCGGAGGCGACCCACGAATCGCTGCCTTCGATGCGGATTCTCGGACAGTTAGCCGACACCTACGTGGTCGCGGAGACAGATGACGGCCTCGTGCTGGTCGACCAGCACGCGGCCGATGAGCGGGTCAACTACGAGCGGCTCAAGGCCAAGTTCGAAGGCGAAACGACGACGCAGGCACTTGCTAACCCGGTCGAACTCGGACTGACTGCGCGCGAAGCCGAGGTATTCGACCGACGTAGCGACGCGCTGGCGAGTCTGGGGTTCCACACGGCGCGCACAGGTGAGCGCAGCGTCGAAGTCCGGACCCTCCCGGGCGTCATCGCCGACGCGGCCGGGCCGGACATCGTCAGGGACGTACTCGGTGCGTTCGTCGCCGGCGACGACGAAGCGGCGGCAACGGTCGAAGCGGCGGCCGACGAACTGCTCGGCGACCTGGCGTGTTACCCCTCGGTGACCGGGAACACGTCGCTGACCGAGGGCTCCGTCCGGGAGCTACTCGCCGCACTGGACGACTGTGAGAACCCCTACGCGTGTCCCCATGGGCGACCGACGGTCATTCACATCGACCGGCAGGAACTCGAAGACAGGTTCGAGCGTGATTACCCCGGGCACGGCGGTCGCCGGCGATAG
- a CDS encoding LolA family protein → MVTRHLTSERLVLTIATVVVVGVLAVAIWSLAFASTGTADQPQIDADVQQRYESIDGINATQTTTITRNGTVASRTTYDTVLQPGTEKKRLAVVNSTVERYDLRVSNGSALWLYDQRRAKATRISLSSPGSDRGKRLQRLFASLNMATAADAATDSQSVEPLPVVPRGEQRPTESARSMTVSYRGTESLDGREVYVIHVAPKDDTATYEQTIWVDTEQFFPVKKRTAWTADGERTVVTTTYTDVTYDTGVPEDVFTPSFPDNTTVEVPETPERQTYESVGALKADTEVQVPEPDIPPGYELTYATQTRGRVHSVGLRYMNRTSLITVAKYDRPGVGDNASEGVTIDGQPAQVSYGLTTSVSWSCERYRYTIRGEGVSADRLITIGQSVGCPSGE, encoded by the coding sequence ATGGTCACTCGACACCTCACATCGGAACGACTGGTGCTCACCATCGCGACGGTCGTCGTCGTTGGTGTACTGGCTGTTGCGATCTGGTCGCTCGCATTCGCGAGTACCGGGACCGCCGATCAGCCGCAGATCGATGCGGACGTGCAGCAACGCTACGAGTCGATAGATGGCATCAACGCGACACAGACGACGACTATTACCCGGAATGGGACGGTCGCAAGTCGGACGACCTACGACACCGTGCTCCAGCCGGGGACCGAAAAGAAACGGCTGGCAGTCGTCAACAGCACCGTTGAACGATACGACCTCCGGGTGTCGAACGGGTCGGCACTGTGGCTGTACGACCAGCGCCGCGCGAAGGCGACACGTATCTCTCTCAGCAGCCCCGGGTCAGACCGAGGGAAGCGGCTCCAGCGCCTGTTTGCGAGCCTCAACATGGCCACGGCGGCCGACGCGGCGACCGACTCACAGTCAGTTGAGCCGCTACCCGTCGTTCCCCGCGGCGAGCAACGGCCGACCGAATCTGCCAGGTCAATGACCGTCAGCTACCGCGGTACTGAATCACTCGATGGGCGTGAAGTGTACGTCATCCACGTGGCACCGAAAGACGACACAGCGACCTACGAGCAGACCATATGGGTAGACACGGAACAGTTTTTCCCGGTCAAAAAGCGCACTGCGTGGACAGCCGACGGTGAGCGCACAGTCGTGACAACGACGTACACGGACGTCACCTACGATACCGGTGTGCCTGAAGACGTGTTTACCCCCAGCTTCCCGGACAATACGACTGTCGAGGTCCCGGAGACGCCGGAACGACAGACCTACGAGTCGGTCGGTGCGCTCAAAGCCGACACCGAGGTCCAGGTTCCGGAGCCCGACATTCCGCCGGGATACGAACTGACCTATGCGACCCAGACACGGGGACGGGTCCACAGCGTCGGCCTCCGCTACATGAACCGGACCAGTCTGATCACTGTTGCCAAGTACGACCGGCCGGGTGTCGGGGACAACGCCAGCGAAGGGGTAACAATCGACGGACAGCCAGCACAGGTCAGCTACGGGCTGACAACATCAGTGTCGTGGAGTTGCGAACGCTACCGGTACACGATTCGCGGTGAGGGCGTGTCCGCGGACCGACTCATCACAATCGGTCAGTCAGTCGGCTGTCCCAGCGGCGAGTGA
- a CDS encoding aminomethyltransferase family protein: MTVLESVHEAHGATFREVGGRQVVDNYGRPERTHRAVRNVVGAMEYGYGVIVVTGEDRVDYVDNAVSNRVPDEDGAGCYALLLDPDGRVDTDMYVYNAGERLLVFTPPQKAEELAAEWADKTFIQDVEFEEATDDFAVFGVHGPKATEKIASVLHQTGTPPAPLTFERGELGDAGVSVIRTDDLAGEESYDVVCSADDAETVFDTLVNRGLNAVPFGYQTWETLTLEAGTPLFDTEIEGALPNDLGLRNALDFEKGCYVGQEVVSRIENRGHPTQRLVGLAVEACPDPGAAVFAGDEHVGDVTRAAQSPMREAPIALANLSWERPEEALKIRIDGEPVSAQQVDLPFIDGSAQSARLPTYE; encoded by the coding sequence ATGACTGTTCTCGAGTCCGTTCACGAGGCCCACGGAGCGACGTTCAGGGAGGTCGGTGGTCGGCAGGTCGTCGACAACTACGGGCGACCGGAGCGGACCCACCGCGCGGTTCGGAACGTCGTCGGCGCGATGGAGTACGGCTACGGCGTCATCGTCGTCACCGGCGAGGACCGCGTCGACTACGTCGACAACGCCGTCTCGAATCGCGTCCCGGACGAGGACGGCGCGGGCTGTTACGCGCTCTTGCTCGACCCCGACGGCCGCGTCGACACGGACATGTATGTGTACAACGCCGGCGAGCGCCTGCTCGTGTTCACGCCGCCCCAGAAGGCCGAGGAACTGGCCGCGGAGTGGGCGGATAAAACGTTCATTCAGGACGTCGAGTTCGAGGAAGCGACTGACGACTTCGCCGTCTTCGGCGTCCACGGGCCGAAAGCGACAGAGAAAATCGCCAGCGTCCTCCACCAGACCGGTACCCCACCAGCGCCGCTGACCTTCGAGCGGGGCGAACTCGGTGACGCCGGCGTCTCCGTCATCCGGACAGACGACCTCGCTGGGGAGGAGAGCTACGACGTGGTCTGTAGCGCCGACGACGCCGAGACCGTCTTCGACACGCTGGTCAACCGCGGGCTCAACGCCGTCCCCTTCGGCTACCAGACCTGGGAGACGCTGACGCTTGAGGCCGGGACACCGCTGTTCGACACCGAAATCGAGGGCGCGCTCCCGAACGACCTTGGCCTGCGGAACGCCCTAGACTTCGAGAAGGGCTGCTACGTCGGACAGGAGGTCGTCTCGCGTATCGAGAACCGCGGCCACCCAACACAACGGCTGGTCGGCCTCGCCGTCGAGGCGTGCCCGGACCCCGGCGCTGCGGTGTTCGCCGGCGACGAGCACGTCGGCGACGTGACCCGCGCCGCACAGAGTCCGATGCGGGAAGCCCCTATCGCGCTGGCAAACCTCAGCTGGGAACGGCCCGAAGAAGCGTTGAAAATCCGCATCGACGGTGAACCGGTCAGCGCCCAACAGGTCGACCTGCCCTTTATTGATGGCTCGGCACAGTCGGCACGGTTGCCGACCTACGAGTAG
- a CDS encoding ABC transporter ATP-binding protein produces MSSQRPPRQGSRAAEQPSTAKDGATPALAVEGLSKQFGSGADAVTAVNDVSFRIEQGTVVGLLGPNGAGKTTTIKSILGLVLPDSGRIRVQGIDMSESPRAAYRHVDGMLEGARNDYWRLTVRENLRYFSTIKGVKPDAVADRHERLLAKLDLLEKADVPVRDLSRGMKQKVSLASVLASESDLVFLDEPTLGLDVESSLTLRRELRRIVDERDLTAVVSSHDMDVIEDVCDRVIIMNEGEIIADDSVPAVLDQFTANAFAVTSPDITDGLLAIIRERFEVVEVTSTERGRRVEVATDSDGFYRLLALCRNHDVTLSAVGTVEPDLEDVFVEITGQGR; encoded by the coding sequence ATGTCATCCCAGCGCCCTCCGCGGCAGGGCTCGCGGGCCGCCGAGCAACCGTCCACAGCGAAGGACGGAGCGACGCCCGCACTCGCCGTCGAGGGGTTGTCAAAGCAGTTCGGTAGCGGTGCGGACGCGGTGACGGCCGTCAACGACGTGTCGTTTCGCATCGAGCAGGGGACGGTCGTCGGCCTGCTGGGCCCCAACGGTGCGGGCAAGACGACGACGATAAAATCGATTCTCGGGCTGGTGTTGCCTGATTCTGGGAGGATTCGAGTGCAGGGTATCGACATGAGCGAGAGCCCGCGGGCAGCCTACCGCCACGTCGACGGGATGCTCGAAGGGGCGCGAAACGACTACTGGCGGCTGACTGTCCGGGAGAACCTGCGCTATTTTTCGACCATCAAGGGCGTCAAGCCGGATGCCGTCGCCGACCGGCACGAGCGACTGCTGGCGAAACTCGACCTCCTCGAAAAAGCCGACGTGCCGGTTCGAGACCTCTCCCGCGGGATGAAACAGAAGGTGTCGCTGGCAAGTGTGCTGGCCAGCGAGTCCGACCTGGTGTTTCTCGACGAACCGACGCTGGGACTCGACGTCGAAAGCTCGCTGACGCTGCGACGGGAACTGCGCCGAATTGTCGACGAGCGCGACCTCACGGCTGTCGTTAGCAGCCACGACATGGATGTCATCGAAGACGTCTGTGACCGGGTCATCATCATGAACGAAGGAGAGATTATCGCCGACGACAGCGTGCCGGCCGTGCTCGACCAGTTCACCGCGAACGCGTTCGCCGTCACCAGTCCCGACATCACCGATGGTCTGCTTGCGATCATCCGGGAGCGCTTCGAGGTGGTCGAGGTGACGAGCACCGAGCGGGGCCGGCGCGTCGAAGTAGCGACCGACAGCGACGGGTTCTATCGCCTGCTGGCCCTGTGCCGGAACCACGACGTGACGCTCTCAGCCGTCGGCACGGTTGAACCGGACCTAGAAGACGTGTTCGTCGAAATCACGGGTCAAGGACGATGA
- a CDS encoding IMPACT family protein produces MTDSYRTVPGRGEARFEVRGSEFIGHVAPATTVEDAEAFVDAVGEEYADATHNVPAYRVRSDPFREYSSDDGEPSGSAGDPALNVLQQRDIENIVAVVTRYYGGTNLGVGGLASAYSRAVKDGVDDAGVVEEVPHEQFTVTVAYDDSGSVRSLLESAGVEFEADYEAEVVFDVRVPTVEASELRDRVRSATSGRAVIELE; encoded by the coding sequence GTGACGGACAGCTATCGGACCGTTCCGGGCCGCGGCGAGGCGCGCTTCGAGGTGCGGGGTTCGGAGTTCATCGGCCACGTCGCCCCAGCGACAACCGTCGAAGACGCCGAGGCGTTCGTCGACGCCGTCGGAGAGGAGTACGCCGACGCGACCCACAACGTCCCCGCCTACCGCGTCCGATCCGATCCCTTTCGGGAGTATTCCAGTGACGATGGCGAACCAAGCGGCAGCGCCGGCGACCCCGCGCTGAACGTCCTCCAGCAGCGTGACATTGAGAACATTGTCGCCGTCGTCACGCGGTACTACGGCGGGACGAACCTCGGCGTCGGCGGCCTCGCCAGTGCGTACTCCCGAGCGGTGAAGGACGGCGTTGACGACGCCGGCGTCGTCGAGGAAGTACCCCACGAGCAGTTCACCGTGACCGTCGCCTACGACGACTCGGGCAGTGTTCGGAGCCTGCTCGAATCGGCGGGCGTGGAGTTTGAGGCCGACTACGAAGCCGAAGTCGTCTTCGACGTTCGAGTCCCTACTGTCGAGGCTAGTGAACTGCGAGACCGGGTCCGGAGTGCGACCAGCGGGCGGGCCGTTATTGAACTAGAGTGA
- a CDS encoding LolA family protein → MVTRHFSTEQLVPAIATALVIGVLTISAWSLVLTSGGTADQLQIDANVQQRYESIDGVNATQTTIVSQNGTVASRTTYHATLQPGTQKKRLVPVNSTSQAGTVRISDGSTLWLYNDSRESATRVPLSEPESVRGERLQRLFTKLDGATTDPRPVEPLPVVPRGEQRPVNSTEEMTVSYRGTEPVDGREAYVIHVTPRNETKAYEQTVWVETQRFFPTKKRTVWTADGKYTVVTTRYANVTYDTGVSSDVFSPDAPDDTTVSVPEPTDRRFYLRCQLCAT, encoded by the coding sequence ATGGTCACTCGACACTTCTCAACGGAGCAACTTGTCCCTGCCATCGCGACAGCCCTCGTTATTGGTGTCCTAACTATTTCGGCGTGGTCGCTTGTGCTCACGAGCGGCGGTACCGCCGACCAACTCCAGATCGATGCGAACGTGCAGCAACGCTACGAGAGCATAGATGGCGTCAACGCGACACAGACGACGATCGTCTCACAGAACGGGACGGTCGCGAGTCGGACGACCTACCACGCTACGCTCCAACCGGGCACGCAGAAAAAACGGCTCGTCCCTGTCAATAGTACGTCACAGGCGGGTACCGTACGGATATCGGACGGGTCAACGCTATGGCTGTATAACGACAGTCGTGAGAGTGCGACACGAGTTCCTCTCTCCGAGCCTGAGTCTGTCAGAGGTGAGCGGCTACAGCGTCTGTTCACGAAACTTGACGGGGCGACAACAGACCCGCGGCCGGTTGAACCACTGCCTGTTGTCCCCCGAGGCGAACAGCGGCCGGTCAACTCAACCGAGGAGATGACCGTCAGCTACCGGGGCACGGAACCAGTTGACGGACGTGAGGCGTATGTCATTCATGTGACGCCGAGAAATGAGACAAAAGCATACGAGCAAACAGTCTGGGTCGAAACACAGCGGTTCTTCCCGACAAAAAAGCGGACTGTCTGGACAGCAGATGGAAAGTACACAGTTGTGACAACAAGGTACGCGAACGTCACGTACGACACTGGTGTGTCCAGTGACGTGTTTTCCCCCGACGCCCCGGACGACACAACTGTCAGCGTTCCAGAACCAACAGATAGGAGGTTTTACTTGCGCTGCCAGTTATGTGCTACATAA